The proteins below come from a single Malus sylvestris chromosome 3, drMalSylv7.2, whole genome shotgun sequence genomic window:
- the LOC126615660 gene encoding uncharacterized protein LOC126615660, whose product MAAIHSIAAQSFLSLPNPKPRKPIAAHPKPILTSKLPKNPTFPRNKQKSRWVLNSAVEREEFDVIPVQSSDRTDQQEGVVASRVESEGGDQGELVSQVGGFGASEGRLSFEGAGGFGSSGVGSERESEEFERLVDRTINAAIVLAAGTFALTKLVTVDQDYWHGWTLYEILRYAPQHNWSAYEDALKTNPVLAKMVISGVVYSVGDWIAQCFEGKPLFEFDRSRMLRSGLVGFTLHGSLSHYYYQFCEELFPFQDWWVVPAKVAFDQTVWAAIWNSIYFTVVGFLRFESPISIFSELTATFWPMLTAGWKLWPFAHLVTYGVIPVEQRLLWVDCVELVWVTILSTYSNEKSEARISEAPAEDISSSSNTSPLEE is encoded by the exons ATGGCCGCCATCCACTCCATAGCAGCTCAGAGCTTCCTCTCTCTCCCGAAccccaaacccagaaaacccatTGCCGCTCACCCAAAACCCATCTTGACCTCCAAACTCCCAAAAAACCCAACTTTCCccagaaacaaacagaaaagcAGGTGGGTTTTGAACTCGGCGGTCGAGCGAGAAGAGTTCGATGTGATTCCGGTTCAGAGCTCCGACCGTACGGACCAGCAGGAAGGGGTGGTGGCCAGCAGGGTGGAGAGCGAAGGCGGGGATCAGGGGGAGTTGGTGAGTCAGGTGGGCGGGTTCGGAGCGAGTGAGGGGAGGCTTTCGTTTGAAGGGGCTGGTGGGTTTGGGTCTTCTGGGGTTGGAAGTGAGAGGGAGAGTGAGGAATTCGAGAGGCTGGTGGATAGGACTATCAATGCCGCTATTGTGCTTGCAGCTGGTACTTTTGCTCTCACTAAGTTGGTCACCGTCGACCAGGATTACTGGCAT GGTTGGACTCTATATGAGATCCTCAGATACGCACCTCAACACAACTGGAGCGCTTATGAGGACGCTCTCAAGACTAACCCagttttagccaaaatggtgaTTAGTGGTGTGGTGTACTCTGTAGGGGACTGGATTGCACAG TGCTTTGAAGGAAAACCTCTATTTGAGTTCGACCGTTCACGAATGCTCAGGTCAGGTCTTGTTGGATTTACTCTCCATGGTTCCCTCTCTCACTACTATTACCAGTTTTGCGAG GAGCTTTTTCCCTTCCAAGACTGGTGGGTGGTTCCTGCCAAAGTAGCCTTCGACCAAACTGTATGGGCAGCAATTTGGAACAGCATTTACTTTACAGTAGTGGGATTTTTGCGTTTTGAATCTCCCATCAGTATTTTTAGTGAACTGACAGCGACATTTTGGCCAATGCTAACA GCAGGGTGGAAGCTTTGGCCATTTGCGCATCTTGTTACCTATGGTGTGATACCTGTCGAACAAAGGCTCTTATGGGTGGACTGTGTAGAGTTAGTCTGGGTGACTATACTCTCAAC TTACTCAAATGAAAAATCAGAAGCAAGGATTTCTGAGGCACCAGCTGAAGATATTTCCAGTTCGTCGAACACAAGTCCTCTTGAG GAGTAA